The segment GAACGGCCTATCACCAAATCACCCGCCGGGGGCAAAGACAGGGTGAACCGCCTGCAAACAGCCCCTAAAACTTCTTGAAATCGCGCAATGAGCGCAGAAACAAACCGATACCGCCAACCAGCAGCACAAGAATAACAATCAGATCAAAGGCGCTCATCCGCGCCATCTGGATCGTCATATTCGCGATCACCCCGAATATCAGCGCCAACAGGGACCCACCGGCCAAAATCCAGCCGAACCAGTTGCGCGCATTGTAAAAGATCATCCCCACGCCGAACATGAACGGGATCAACACCATCCCCGACGTGACAGCAACGCCGCCAATGCCAAAAACCCGTGCGCCCATGTTGAAGTTGGGCCGCACGACAATCCCGTTCAGCAAAAGATATCCGCCACCGATCATCATCGCAACACCCAGCAGAAACCCCATCGTGCCGCCGTCATTCCCACCTGCACCACGTGCCATTTCTGTCTCCGCTTTCCTGGACCCTCGCCTCGCATATCTAGGACGGGCGATCGTGAAAGGCCAGCAAATCAGCCCCATGGAAAGTCAAACATGCCCAAACCTGCCTTTGTAAGCTCCTCCACATGTCTCGCTAAACCGCACCGCGAAAATGTGCCTGCATCTCAATCGCGCCTTCGGGAAAGGCACCGCCTAGCGCAATCCACCTGATATGCGCGCCTTGCAACCGCCAAGCTCCCGTGCGCACAGAATGCTTGAGGATCCGACAGGCGTTTGTAAGGATCAGGTCCTGGATCACCGGTGAGGGCTGTTTCGCCCCAAAGACCAAAAGAATATGAGGGGCACCATGTATCAAAGATATGCTATTTTCTACACGCCAGCGGCTGGCCCGTTCGCCGATTTCGCCGCCACGTGGCTGGGCTGGAATTCCGCGACGGGTCAAGCGGTTGTCCAACCTGATATTGCCGGTCTTGATATTGAACAGGTCACCGCCAGACCGCGCAAATACGGGTTTCATGCGACGCTGAAAGCACCGTTTCATCTGGCGCATACAGCTACACCCGACGCGCTACGGGACGCGCTGGATGAATTTGCGCAAAAACGCTCGCCTGTTGCAATGGGTGCGCTGCACCTCAGCACCACCCATGGCTTCCTGGCCCTTCGCCCCGTGAACGCTGCGCCGGCTTTGCGCGATCTAGCCGCTGCAGTGGTGACCGGATTGGACAATTTTCGCGCCCCGCTCAGCGCGGATGATATCGCACGGCGGCGCAAATCCCGACTGACACGCCGACAGGACCAACAGATGCTGGATTGGGGGTACCCTCATATTTTTGATGACTTCAATTTTCACATGACACTCAGCGGCCCGTTGCGGCGTATCGCTCAGGAAACAGCCCTGTCGCAGCTACAATCCCTGATTGCGCCTGTACTGCCAGCTGCCCTCTGCATCGACGCGCTCACCCTGATGGGCGAGGACAGGCAAGGCATGTTTCACCAGATCCACCACGCGCCCCTGTGCAAAAAATAACCCCGAACCGGACGCGTGTGTCCGGCCAATAGCACGCCTTCGCAGCGCAATTCCCTCGCTCATCCACAAGCGAACATGCCACCAACTGAATATCAGGACCGCCCCGCCGATCCCCACCGCATACATCGCCACAAATTTTCGCCAGCAACGCACTCAACGAAACCTGTTAGCGTGCCAAAGCCCCCCCTCTTTTTGGCCTTATATACTGTCCGCACTCACCGCAAAACGCCCCTCACTCGCAAGGGCCTCCTGCCGCCCCCCACAGTTCGACATCTCGCGCCATTTCTTCGAAACTCCCCACCGGTTTTGACCGCCCCGCGCCGGGTTCAAACCCCCAAGCCACAAAAGCCGAACTGCGCAGATGCTCTGCCAACCCTGCAATATCAAAACCGTCGTTCGTTTCGGGGTCGCGCAGTTGCGCGCATACCGCGGCGCTGCTTTCTCCCAACCAGTCCAATTCAACCGGCGGCAGGCGCCACGCGTCGTCGATTTGGGGGGCCGCAGGCGACGCCACATCCCGCCCCGTCGCTGTCACATGACAGGTCCGGCACGGGATACTCTCTGCGCCAATCCGGCTCTCGTCAGCTTTCACCCCCATGCCGTGCGGCACACCCGAGCCAAAGCCCAAGCCCTCCCACATCGGCGCCTCCTGATCGCCGACATGGCAATTTGTACAGCGCGGATGCGAGGCCACCGCGTAGATCCGGTCCCATGCCATCAGCCCCTCCTCGCGGGTCACCGTTTGCGCGCAGACGCCCGATCCTGCGATAAGCAGCGCGCAGAGCAGGCCCCTCATACGAAATCCACCGTTTTCGCAAACGGCAGCTCCCTGATCCGCTGGCCTGTGGCCGCAAAGATTGCATTGCCCAGCGCCGGTGCCGCCGGGGGCACGCCCGGCTCGCCCACGCCTCTGATCTCGTCACCGTTTTCCAATCCGCGCACCTCGATCTGTGGTGTTTGATGAAGGCGCATCCCCTCAAACGCATGATAATTGTCCTGCTGCGCCATGCCACCCTCATAGGTAAGTTCACAGTTCATGGCATGACCTAACCCCCAGATCACACCGCCCGAAAGTTGCGCTTCAAAGTTCACCGGATCCAGCACGCGGCCCACTTCAGCCGCAACAAAAACCTTGTCGATGCGGATACCATCCGGCGTGTCGCTCACCTCGACCACCTGTGCTGTTGGCACACCAAAGGCCAGCGTAAACGCCAAACCACGCCCGCGTTTTGGCCCCAGATCACTGCCCCAATCGGACATTTTCGCAACCTCTTCCAACACCGCGCGGGACAGATCGTGACTGCACAGCCTGAGCCGCTCTGCCATCGGGTCAACGCCCGCCGCATGACAAAGATCGTCCATGAAGCTTTCGTGCAAAAATCCGTTGCCCGACGCGCCGACCGAGCGCCACGAACTGACCGGCACCATCGCAGGAACGCGGTATCCCGTGACACGGTAGTGCGGGATGGCAAAGGGTTGATCCCATGCGCCCGCGACAATCGCCACATCCGGCCCCATCGCCGGCTGGCCCAACCGCGCGAGCGAGGATTCCGCCACCGAAGGCGCGGCAATCGACAAATCGAATGCCCGCACCGCACCATCCGCGACGGCACCGCGCGCACGCGACATAGCAAGCGGGCGCGGGAAGTCATGGGTCATATCTTCTTCGCGGGTCCAGACCATCTTGACCGGTATGTCGGGTAGTTGCATTGCAATTTCAACGGCTTGCCGCACGTAATCGTCTTCGAGCCGCCGCCCGAAACTGCCCCCTGACATCAGCACGTGCACATGTACCTGACCGCTTTCCAACCCCGCGACTGCTGCGGCACCATCCTGTACAAAACGCGGGATCTGTGTGCCCGTCCAGATATCGAGCCGCCCCTCGCCGAGCTTGACTACAACGCTCATCGGCTCCAGCGGCGCGTGAGCCAGATAGGGGATGCGGTACTCGGCCTCCAGCACATCTTCGGCTGTGTCCAGCGTCTCTTCGATCTCGCCCTCGTCTTTGAACCGGCTGTCCTGACGGTCCTCAATGAACGACGCTGCAACTTCCTCAAACTGCTTTGCCGTATCACCGATATAGGGCGACGGACCCCAGTCGCATTCCACTGCATTTGCGGCCTGAAACGCCCGCCACGTGTTATCCGCGACAACGGCAATCCCGCCACTGATTTCCAGCACCGCTTGCACACCGCGCATTGCTTCTGCTTCTGTTGCGTTAAACCCCGTGATGCCACCGCCGATCGCAGGATTGGTGCGGGTTGTGGCATGCACCATCCCGTCCATCCGGATATCGATGCCATATTCCTGCGTGCCGGTGGATTTCGCCACAATGTCCGTGCGTTGATGGGGTTTGCCCAGCGTCCTCCACGTCGCGGGGTCGCGCAGTGCCACCTCTTCCACCACCGGTGTCTGCGCTGCCGTGGCCGCCAGATCGGTATAGGCCAATTGCGTGCCGTCGGGCAGCACCACCGCCCCGTTTTGCGTGCGCAACTGATCCGCGGATACCCCAGTCTGTTCTGCGGCCGCTGCAATCAACGTTTCGCGCGCCATCGCGCCTGCTGTGCGCAACCGTTCGTACATATCGGGCACCGTGCTGGAGCCCCCCGTGATTTGCAGCCCCATCAGCTTGCCCACCACATCCGCAGCACCACGCCCCGTGCGCGCCATTAAAGTTTCCGATGTTGCGGCGACCGGCATGCCCTCCACGGCGACAACGCCGTTGTAATAGGCTGCTGACGGCGGGCCGGGGTCGATCCGCACAGTTTCCAGATCAATGTCCAGTTCTTCGGCAATCAGATGCGCCTGCACCGAATAGGCCCCCTGCCCGACATCCGCGCGCGGGGTAATCAATGTCACGCCGTCCGCGTCGATTTTGACAAAGGGGTTAAACGTCACCTCCCCCTCAGCCAAGCCAGCCGTCAGCGGGTTTTCGACGTCGCGCTTGTACATATAGGTACCAAAGGCCACGCCACCGAGAATAGCGGCCGACCCTACCAGAAAGCTGCGCCGTGCGATTGTTTTGATGCGTCCCATGGCTCAGACCTCCTGCAAGCGGTTTGCTGCGGTTTTCACGGCAGCGCGGATGCGCGGGTAGGTGCCACAGCGGCACAGGTTTGCGCTCATCGCGGCATCGATCTGATCGTCGGAGGGATCGGGGTTGAGGTCCAGAAACGATGCCGCCTGCATGATCTGGCCGGACTGGCAGTAACCGCATTGCGCGACCTGATGTTCGATCCACGCTTCTTGCACAACGTGAAGGGCGGTAGGTGTGCGCAGCCCTTCGATGGTGGTGATATCACCGTCAACGTCGGCCGCCGCCACCTGACAGGATCGTACTGCGACCCCGTCCATATGCACCGTGCAAGCCCCGCATTGCGCAATCCCGCAGCCATATTTCGGCCCTGTGATGCCCAGCTCATCCCGCAAGACCCACAAAAGCGGCATGTCGTCTTCGACATCGACCTCGTGCTCGGTTCCGTTTACCGTTAACTTCATGAGTGCCTCCTACAGGAATTCAACATCTGTTGACTTACCAGATATCTCAATTCGACCTTCTGTCAACACGCGTTGACAATATTTCTGAGAAGCGTACAAAGATTTCAATGAATAAAGCCTTAGCGACCCGGGAAAGACTGCTTACCGAGGCGCGTAAACTGCTGTGGTCGCGTGGATATTCCAACGTTTCCTTGCGTGAGATTGCGCAGGGAGCTGGTGTCGATGTCGCGTTGGTTTCACGGTACTTTGGCGGCAAGCGCGGGTTGTTCGAAGCAACGCTTGAGGGTGCCTTTGATGCGCCGTCCCTGCCCGATGAGGCGCAGTTGGTGGATACGGTTTTGCAGATGTTTCGCGATGCCCCACGTGGCGGCGACACGCCGTCATCACTTCAGCTGATTCAGACCAACGCCAATGATCCGGAAGTGGGTGAAACGGTTCGCGCGGCGCAGTCCGAAAGCATGCAGCGGATACTGGAAGAGATAATTGGCGACAAAGAGCGCGCCGCGCTTTTCATGAGTGTTCTCATGGGCTTCGCCATGGCGGAAAAGACCCTCAAGCTAGACGGGATTGCCATACCCGGCACTCCCGCCTTTGAGGCGCAGCTGCGACACCTGATGGTCGCCGCACTTCAATACGAAAAGCCCTAGAACTCCACCACTGCGCGGATTGATTTGCCCTCGTGCATCAGATCGAACCCGTGGTTGATCTCGTCCAAAGTCAGCTTGTGGGTGATCATCGGGTCGATCTCGATCTTGCCGTCCATGTACCAGTCGACAATCTTGGGCACATCCGTGCGTCCCTTGGCCCCGCCGAATGCTGTCCCACGCCAGACACGACCGGTGACCAGCTGGAAGGGCCGTGTTGAGATTTCGGCACCTGCGGGAGCGACACCGATGATGATGCTCTCGCCCCACCCTTTGTGCGCCGCCTCAAGCGCTGTGCGCATCACCTGCGTGTTGCCCGTAGCGTCAAAGGTGTAATCCGCGCCGCCTTTGGTCAGCTCAACAAGATGCTGCACCAGATCACCGTCAACCTTGGACGGGTTCACAAAATCGGTCATGCCGAAATAGCGGCCGGTTTCTTCCTTGTCATCGTTCAGATCAACGCCAACCACCTGATCCGCGCCCGCAAGCCGCAGACCCTGAATGACGTTCAAGCCAATGCCCCCAAGACCAAAGACGACGCAGCGCGCACCGATCTCGACCTTGGCGGTATTGATCACCGCACCGATCCCCGTTGTCACGCCGCAACCGATATAACAAATCTTGTCGAACGGCGCGTCCTTACGCACCTTGGCCAGTGCGATTTCGGGTACAACGGTGTGGTTCGCGAAGGTGGAGCAGCCCATGTAGTGATGGATGGGCGTACCATCCAGCATCGAGAAACGCGTCGTGCCATCGGGCAATTGGCCGCGCCCTTGGGTGATGCGAATCTTTTGGCAAAGGTTGGTTTTACCGGACAGGCAGTATTCGCATTCGCGGCACTCTGGCGTGTAAAGCGGGATGACATGATCTCCGGGCTCAAGCGTTGTGACACCCTCGCCCACTTCCAGAACGACACCAGCCCCCTCGTGGCCCAGAATGGCCGGAAAGATACCTTCGGGGTCGTCGCCCGAACGGGTGAATTCATCCGTATGGCACAGGCCCGTGGCTTTGATCTCGACCAGAACCTCGCCGCGTTTGGGGCCTTCCAGATTGACCTCCATGATTTCAAGCGGTTTTCCGGCTTCGACTGCTACGGCGGCGCGGGTTTTCATCATTGCGATTTCCTCCAATATGTTGCGCTCAGGTGGCCCAAGCGACAGGTTGATGTCAAGAACGGGCGCGCCTGTGGCACAGGCCCGGAGCGCGCCAATGTCATGGACATCCGTGACAAAATAAAACTTCGTTCACAATCGGCAACAAACGATGCCTTTTGTGACAACTCTCCGAATGTTGTGCCTGAGCGTCAGAAGATATGCAGGGCGAAGATACAGGAGAGACGCATGGATTTAAAGAAACGCACCTTCGCCAAGGCGCTGAGCTGGCAGATCATCGGCTTTGCTATGATGGTGCTCATTGGCTACGTGACCACGGGGTCCTTGAATGCCGCCGGCGGTATGGCTGTTGCGGCCTTTATCGCAGGCACGGTCACTTATGTCCTGCACGAACGGATTTGGGAACGGATCGGCTGGGGGCGTCTTGTGTCTCTGCCTGACGAAAATCGCAACATCGCGCCCTAACCCCCACGGACCGCGCCGGCGTCACGCCATAACTGCGCCGCAGAAACAGGCACATCGCAAGCCCTTAATGAGAATAATTCGCAACAGCATTGACATTTGTTGCGAATGATTTGCATGTAGGGGAAATATTGTTTTGTTTGCGGGGCTCCTGACGATGAACCGACACGCCTGTTTGCTGGCCGCTGGCCTATTCACAACAGTTTTGGCATCCGCCGCTGCGGCCCAAGACAAGATGAAAGTTGTGACCACTTTTACCGTGCTGGCCGATATGGCGGCCAATGTGGCGGGTGATGCGGCTGATGTGGTTTCAGTGACCAAACCGGGTGCGGAAATCCATGGCTACCAACCCACACCACAAGACATCGTGCGCGCCTATGACGCCGATCTGATCCTATGGAACGGCATGAACCTTGAACTGTGGTTCGAGCAATTCCTGTCCAATATGTCGGACGTTCCCGCCGCCACCCTGACCGACGGGATTGACCCGATTTCCATCGCGTCGGGCAACTATCAGGGGCTGCCCAATCCGCATGCCTGGATGGGCCTGGATAACGCGTTGATCTACGTTGATAATATCGCCAAAGCTATGGCCGAAAACGACCCCGATAATGCCGCCATCTATGATGTGAATGCCGCGCGGTACAAGCAAGAACTGCGCGAAACGCTGGAACCGCTGAAAGCGGCCATTGCCGATGTGCCGCAGGATCAGCGCTGGCTGGTGACCTGCGAAGGCGCGTTCAGCTATCTTGCGCGCGATCTGGGTTTGCAGGAACTTTACCTCTGGCCCATGAACGCGGATCAGACCGGCACACCGCAACAGGTGCGCAAGGTGATCGACGGGGTGCGCGACAATGACATTCCGGTGGTGTTTTGTGAAAGCACCGTCAACACCGCCCCCGCCCAACAGGTGGCGCGCGAAACCGGTGCCGCTTATGGCGGCGTGCTTTATGTGGACAGCCTGTCAGGGCCGGACGGGCCGGTGCCCACCTACCTTGACCTGCTGCGCATGACGACCACCTCTGTAACAGACGGGCTGAGCGCCGCTTTGAAATAATCCAGCAAGGACACCCCATGTTGCAAAAGACCGACACCGCATCCGAGCAGCGCGCGCAGACAGGCGCAGGGCTGAGCGCGCGCGACATTACGGTGACCTATCGCAACGGCCACACGGCCCTTTGGGACGCAAGTTTCGACATTCCGCGCGGCACGGTCACGGCATTGGTCGGCATCAACGGTGCCGGTAAATCTACCCTTTTCAAAGCGATCATGGGATTCGTGCCCACAGCCAAGGGCGAAATCAGCATTCTTGGCATGGATGTGAAAACCGCGCTTGCCCGCAATCTGGTGGCTTATGTCCCGCAGGCAGAAGAGGTGGATTGGGATTTTCCGGTGCTGGTCGAGGATGTGGTGATGATGGGCCGCTATGGTCATATGGGTTTTTTCCGCCGCGCCAAACAGGCGGATCATGATGCTGTGGATCAGGCCCTTGCGCGCGTGAACATGCAAGAGTTCCGCCACCGCCAGATTGGCGAATTGTCGGGGGGCCAGCGCAAACGCGTCTTCCTTGCCCGCGCCCTGGCGCAGGACGGGCAAGTCATCCTGCTGGACGAACCCTTCACCGGCGTGGACGTCAAAACCGAAGAGCAAATTGTCGCCCTTCTGCGAGAATTGCGCGATGAAGGAAGGGTGATGCTAGTCTCGACGCACAACCTTGGATCGGTGCCCGAGTTCTGTGACCGCACCATTCTGGTCAAAGGCACCGTGCTGGCCCATGGGCTGACCGAAACCACATTCACCCGCAGCAATCTTGAACAAACCTTTGGCGGTGTGTTGCGCCAGATCACCCTTGGGGGTGACACGCTGCATGACGATGAAGATGCACGTGCCGTGACCATCTTTACCGATGATGAACGCCCCTTTGTGCAATACGATGACAAGACCCATCGTTCGGATCAGGGGTCATGATAGACAGTCTTCTGCAACCCTTCGGCTATAGCTATATGGTTAACGCGATGTGGGTTTCCGCGCTGGTCGGCGGGGTCTGCGCCTTTCTGTCGGCTTATCTGATGCTCAAAGGCTGGTCGCTGATCGGCGATGCCCTGTCCCATTCGGTGGTACCGGGTGTTGCGGGGGCCTATTTGCTGGGCCTGCCCTTTGCGCTTGGTGCCTTTATCGCAGGCGGTCTTGCCGCAGGCGCGATGTTGTTTTTGTCCGAACGTTCTGGCCTTAAGGTCGATGTGATCATCGGGCTGATTTTCACGTCCTTCTTCGGGCTGGGCCTGTTTATCGTTTCAGTGAACCCGATGGCCGTGTCGATCCAGACCATCACCATGGGCAATATCCTAGCCATCACCCCCGAAGACACGCTGCAACTGGCGATCATCGGTTTTGTGTCGCTGGCCATCCTACTGGCCAAATGGAAAGACCTGATGGTCACGTTTTTTGACGAAACCCACGCCCGCACCATCGGACTACACACCGGTCTGTTGAAGGCGGTGTTCTTTGTCCTGCTATCGGCTTGCGTGGTTGCGGCGATGCAAACAGTCGGCGCGTTTCTGGTGATCGCCCTGGTGGTCACACCCGGAGCCACCGCATATCTGTTGTGCGACAGATTTCCACGGTTGATCGCCCTATCGGTAAGCATTGGCGTGCTGACCAGCTTTTTCGGGGCTTACATCAGCTATTTCCTCGACGGAGCGACGGGCGGCATCATTGTCTGCCTTCAAACCCTGATCTTTCTGGTGGCCTTTGTTTTCGCCCCCAAGCACGGTCTGCTCGCGGCCAAACGCAAAGCGGCACGAGCCCTTCGCAACAGGCCGTCACAGCAGGAGGCGATATAATGGATATCGAAACGCTGTCCCTGCCCTTCCGTTTCGGTTTTATGCAGAATGCCTTTCTCATCTCGATGATCGTATCGGTGCCCACGGCCTTGCTGTCGTGCTTTCTGGTGGTCAAGGGCTGGGCTTTGATGGGGGACGCGGTCAGCCATGCGGTGCTGCCCGGTATCGTGCTGGCCTATATCCTTGGCATTCCGCTGATCATCGGCGCTTTTGCTGCGGGGATGACCTGCGCTGTGGCCACCGGCTATCTGGCCAGCAACAGCCGTGTGAAACTGGACACCGTGATGGGCGTGGTGTTTTCGGGGATGTTTGGGCTTGGCATCGTTATGTATGTCTCGATCGAGACAAACGCCCATTTGGATCACATTCTGTTTGGCAATATGTTGGGTGTCGAAACGGGCGAGCTGTGGACCGCTGCGATCATATCGTTGGTGGTCGGGTTGATGCTGACGCTCAAGTGGCGCGACTGGTTGTTGCACAGCTTTGACCCCGCACAGGCACAAGCATCGGGGTTGCGCGTGAACTGGCTGCACTATGGGATGTTGGCGGCCCTCTCCCTGACCATTGTGGCGACCCTTTCGGCGGTCGGTCTGATACTTGCGATCGGCCTGTTGATCGGCCCCGGGGCGATTGCATTTCTGCTCGTGAGCACCTTTGGCCGGATGCTGTGGGTTTCTGTTCTGGTCTGCATGATCTCAATGCTTTTGGGCAGCTATCTTAGCTTTTATCTGGACAGCGCCCCCGCCCCGACGATCATTCTGATCCTGACGGTTATGTTCATCATAGCGTTTGTCCGCCGCCAGATCATGACCCGCCGTATGTCGGCCCGTCGGGTCCAAGACACTGTAGCTTGAACCGTAGACAAGTCGCGCCGGACATGTATGTCCAAACAGCCTTAGGTAAACTTGCGAAACAGCCGTGTCTGGTCGAACATATCTTCCAGCTCTTCCATCCGCTCTTTGGTCCGTTCCCAATGCAGGTTCTGCACCGAGGCTATCATGGTTTCGACCAACAGCATTGTTGTGGCCGCAGAGTCCCACGCGGATGGCACCACGATCCGGTTCGAGAAACTGTGTTCGGCCAACTGATGCACAGGGCTGCGCCATTGGTCGGTGAACAGGATGATCTTGGCGCCGCGCGCATGGGCCATTTCCGCCAGTTTAAGAGTGTTGTTCTCGTAGCGGCGCACGTCGAAAATGATAAACACGTCCCCTTCACCCGCGTTCAGCAAATAATGCGGCCATGAATTTGACGTTGATTGCACGTGGGTCAGGTTGGGGCGGATCACCTGCATATGCAGGAAAAGGTACTCCGCCAAAGTGTGGGTAATCCGCCCCCCCACGATATACAGATGCCGCTGCGCATCGCCGGCCAGCACACATGCAGCATCAAAAGAGGCCGGATCAATCTGACCCAATGTGTGGCGAATGTTGTCGATCACTGCTTCGGTAAAACGATTCAGCATATGCCCGACCGGGGCGGCTTCGGCCCAGGTGTCGTGTTTGGCAATGGGGCTTTTGGCCTTGGCACGCAGTTCTTCTCGCAGCTCGGCCTGAAACTCGGGATAGCCCTTGTAGCCCAGTTTTTGCACCATCCGCGCAACAGTTGGCACCGATACATCCGCGTCTTTCGCCAGCGCCGACAAGGTCCCCAAACCAGAGGCCGGATAGTTTTCCAGTATCGACAGCGCAAGCTGTCGTTCTGCACGTGTCAAATCATCCAGCTTGTGCTGAATCCGGTCCGAAATCGTCAGTATATTCTCCGACATCTGGTCCCCTTTTGCGTTTTTATTTATCACCACGTGAGGAGATGTGATAAATCTTTCACAATTGTGTTGACAGAATCCTCCGTTGGCAAGAGTTTTGTGCGCAGGGGGCCGTATGAACCAAACGCAACAAAACGTATCCGACAGTGTCGTCGAAGTGGTGAACCCCGATGGGTCGTCTCCCGTTGTGCTGGTCTGTGAACATGCCAGCCCCGCCATCCCCGCCCCCTTCAACAACCTTGGCCTGACGGGCGACGCGTTAAGCAGCCACGCAGCCTGGGATCCCGGCGCTATGGCCGTGGCGCGGATCATCGCGCAGGAACTGGATGCGGTGCTGGTTGCCTCTCGGGTGTCGCGGCTGGTCTATGATTGCAACCGCCCGCCTGAAGCCGCCGGTGCAATGCCTGCCAAAAGCGAAGTCTTCGACATTCCCGGCAACGCCGATCTGACGCCCGCCGAGCGCGCCGCCCGCACCGCCGTCTATTACACGCCGTTTCGCGATACCTTGGCCGGTGTCATTGCCGCCGCGCCAAGCCCTGTCATTGTCACCATCCACAGCTTCACGCCGATATATCACGGTGCCCAGCGCGCCGTTGAAATCGGCATTCTGCATGACAGCGACACACGGCTGGCCGATGCCATGTTGGATACCGCAGCGGCCCATAGCCCGCATCTGACGCAGCGCAACGCCCCCTATGGACCGCAAGACGGCGTGACACACACCCTGCTGGAACACGGCATTTCCGGCGGGCATCCGAACGTGATGATCGAAATCCGCAATGATCTGATCCAGACCCCTGACACCCAACGCAGCATCGCCCTTCAACTGGCCGGCTGGCTGACCGATGCCTGTGCCACTGTAACCGGAGAAAACGCATGCAAGGCGTGATGCGCGGCTATATCCGCGCGGTAGACAGCGTGAACCACCGCATTGGCCGCATCGCCATGTACGGCATCTTTGTCTTGATGGGCATTCTACTGTGGTCCTCGATCAGCAAAACCTTTTTCCTGCCAAGCCTCTGGACGTTGGAAATGGCGCAATTCGTGATGGTCGGCTATTACATACTTGGCGGCCCCTATTCGATTCAACTAGGGTCGAACGTGCGCATGGATCTGCTTTATGGCGAATGGTCTATCCGACGCAAAGCATGGTTTGACCTGCTGACGGTGTGCTTCCTGATCTTCTATCTTTGTGTGCTGCTTTACGGCGCGGTCAGTTCGACCGCCTATTCGCTCGGCTATTGGAAAACCGAACCGTTTTCCTACCTCTTCGGCATCGTGACCGGCA is part of the Sulfitobacter geojensis genome and harbors:
- a CDS encoding MurR/RpiR family transcriptional regulator; this encodes MSENILTISDRIQHKLDDLTRAERQLALSILENYPASGLGTLSALAKDADVSVPTVARMVQKLGYKGYPEFQAELREELRAKAKSPIAKHDTWAEAAPVGHMLNRFTEAVIDNIRHTLGQIDPASFDAACVLAGDAQRHLYIVGGRITHTLAEYLFLHMQVIRPNLTHVQSTSNSWPHYLLNAGEGDVFIIFDVRRYENNTLKLAEMAHARGAKIILFTDQWRSPVHQLAEHSFSNRIVVPSAWDSAATTMLLVETMIASVQNLHWERTKERMEELEDMFDQTRLFRKFT
- a CDS encoding N-formylglutamate amidohydrolase, coding for MNQTQQNVSDSVVEVVNPDGSSPVVLVCEHASPAIPAPFNNLGLTGDALSSHAAWDPGAMAVARIIAQELDAVLVASRVSRLVYDCNRPPEAAGAMPAKSEVFDIPGNADLTPAERAARTAVYYTPFRDTLAGVIAAAPSPVIVTIHSFTPIYHGAQRAVEIGILHDSDTRLADAMLDTAAAHSPHLTQRNAPYGPQDGVTHTLLEHGISGGHPNVMIEIRNDLIQTPDTQRSIALQLAGWLTDACATVTGENACKA
- a CDS encoding metal ABC transporter permease, which encodes MDIETLSLPFRFGFMQNAFLISMIVSVPTALLSCFLVVKGWALMGDAVSHAVLPGIVLAYILGIPLIIGAFAAGMTCAVATGYLASNSRVKLDTVMGVVFSGMFGLGIVMYVSIETNAHLDHILFGNMLGVETGELWTAAIISLVVGLMLTLKWRDWLLHSFDPAQAQASGLRVNWLHYGMLAALSLTIVATLSAVGLILAIGLLIGPGAIAFLLVSTFGRMLWVSVLVCMISMLLGSYLSFYLDSAPAPTIILILTVMFIIAFVRRQIMTRRMSARRVQDTVA
- a CDS encoding TRAP transporter small permease subunit, which produces MQGVMRGYIRAVDSVNHRIGRIAMYGIFVLMGILLWSSISKTFFLPSLWTLEMAQFVMVGYYILGGPYSIQLGSNVRMDLLYGEWSIRRKAWFDLLTVCFLIFYLCVLLYGAVSSTAYSLGYWKTEPFSYLFGIVTGSEEVGRLERSSSAWRPYMWPIKVVMIVGFLLMLLQCVSELCKDVLRLKGEEI
- a CDS encoding metal ABC transporter permease, yielding MIDSLLQPFGYSYMVNAMWVSALVGGVCAFLSAYLMLKGWSLIGDALSHSVVPGVAGAYLLGLPFALGAFIAGGLAAGAMLFLSERSGLKVDVIIGLIFTSFFGLGLFIVSVNPMAVSIQTITMGNILAITPEDTLQLAIIGFVSLAILLAKWKDLMVTFFDETHARTIGLHTGLLKAVFFVLLSACVVAAMQTVGAFLVIALVVTPGATAYLLCDRFPRLIALSVSIGVLTSFFGAYISYFLDGATGGIIVCLQTLIFLVAFVFAPKHGLLAAKRKAARALRNRPSQQEAI